The sequence GAGGAGACGTCACGTTGGAGGAAACAGGAGAGCAATATTACAGTGAACTGCTTCATAAGAGCCTTTTACAATCGCAACCTTTCAGTCCGGACTACAAGAATTATTCAAAGATGCATGACCTGCTGCGATCGCTCGGCCATTTCCTAGCGAGAGATGAGAGTTTGTTCATTAGTGACGTGCAAAACGAGGGGAGAAGTGCTGTCGCCCCGATGAAGCTGCGCCGGCTGTCGATTGTGGCAAATGAAACCATGGACATCCGGGATATCGTCAGTTCGACTAAGCAACATGAGTCAGTGAGGACATTGTTAGTGGAGGGAATACGTGACTATGTGAAGGATATGGATGATTCCATGAAGAACTTTGTTCGACTAAGGATCCTCCATCTTATGCACACAAAAATCTCGGGTCTACCGTACCACATCGGAAATTTGATACACTTGAGATACTTGAATGTGTCTTATAGCCGCGTAACAGAGCTTGGAGAAAGCATATGCAATCTAACGAATTTGCAGTTTTTGATCCTCAAAGGATGTAGAAAATTGACACAGATCCCCCAGGGTATAGATAGACTATTCAATCTAAGGACAGTCGATTGTAGAGGTACACAGTTGGAGAGCTTACCATGTGGAATAGGAAGATTGAAGCACCTCAATGAACTCCGAGGATTCGTGGTGAACACGGCTATTGGTGCGTGCCCATTGGAAGAATTAGGCAGCCTCCAGGAGCTCAGATACCTCTCCATTTACAAGATGGAGAGGGCGTGCATGGAAGCTGAACCAAGAAGGGATACAAGCGACTTAAAGGGTAACCAAAAACTGAAAAATCTACGTTTAAATTGCTCATCCAGATCGAGATCCGATGATTACACGGAGGAACAGATCGAAAGAATCGCCAAGGTATTGGATGTGGCACTTCATCCACCATCATCTGTTGTTACGCTCAGGTTAGAGAATTTCTTCGGCCGCCGGTACCCCAGCTGGATGGCCTCTGCAAGCATCAGTTCGCTTCTTCCAAACATAAGCCGCTTGGAACTAATTCACTGCGATCAGTGGCCACTGCTTCCACCGCTAGGAAAGCTCCCCAGTTTGGAGTTTCTTTTCATAGTAGGTGCACGTGCAGTGACCACCATCGGACAGGAATTTTTTGGGTGTGAAGCTGCTGCATCTGGTCTTGAACGGGAACGGAATTCAAagcgcccttcttcttcttcttcttcttcttcttcttcttcttcttctacttctactTCTCCTCCTTCGTTCTTTCCGAAACTAAGGCAGCTGGAACTCTGGAATATGACTAACATGGAAGTGTGGGATTGGGTAGCGGAAGGCTTTGCTATGCGTCGCCTCGACAAATTGTTCCTCGTAAATTGCCCCAAGTTGAAGTCTCTACCGGAAGGCCTGATCCGACAGGCAACCTGCTTAACCACATTGTATCTGACCGATGTGTGTGCTCTCAAGTCCATCAGAGGTTTCCCTTCTGTGAAACAACTGAGGATAAGTGGTGAATCAGATCTGGAGATTGTTGCTGATCTCCCTGCACTGGAGGTCTTGGAGTTGGGCCCGTTTGGGCGTCTCAACAATCATTTACCAGAGTGGTTGGCGGCTTGCCCTGGATGCTTCACCACGCTCCAGAGACTGGAAGTCTACGGAACCACCCGACTCCTCCGCAGATGCCTTCAAAATGGCGCAGACTGGCCCATGATCAaacactttccaattttttccatcgAAGATGGCCGAGGCAATTATATAAACTACATCAAGCATTCCTGCACCTTCGAAACAAACCTAGTCGATGATAATGCTGCTTTTGCTGctgctgatgaagaagaagaagaagaaattgtaCCTTGGAGGATTCATTAAGCGATACTGTTTTCTGTTCTTACCACTttaagataaaagaaaagaaaaagaaaaaaaaggaggatCGGCTTTGTGTTCTGTTCTTGAGTGGATGATCAGAATCTGAATTGATGGTACTAAATAGCAAGTTCGTGATTCTCAATAATGGACAGAAAGAAAAGATGAGGCAGATTAGGCTTCAAATAAATGCAATTTTCTTCAAATGATTGTGCTAAGTCCTGTGTTTCATCACTGTTGTCAAACccccttttttctctctctcttggaGCTGAAAGAACACAATGGAAATATGCACCAAATCAAAGTGGAGGCAGTTGAGGCCATCAAACACATTGGATCCAATCTTTAGATAGAGAGTGAAAAGAGATAAGTAGGATATGACACACCTTTCTTCCTCATTGCTTCCATAATGACAATGCCACATTAATCTTCTCCTTCAAGTCAAGAGATCTCTTCAATTGTTGCTCTGATCATTCTGTTCATTCACAAGAACCACCAAAATGATCCCCCACTGGTCACATTTGCAACCATGATGGTATCACCAACTCTTCAAGCTTTGTTAGGTACCTCTATTGCTGAGTAGAGACAAGTAGTTGAAGCACTCATCCTTTGCAATGAACTCTCAACAAAAGGAGCCTCTCTTTACACTCTGAAGGCTCTGGAGTGGTTTGGAGTGTTGTATGAATCTAAGTTGCAAACTGATCTTTGCCTAGATCATAATGTTTTGTCCTGGCCATCTTTTTTGTTAGTTCTTGTACAAGGTGTTTCTGTCTTATATGACTGCACATTTTATGCATGCTAAGATATATAGAAAGAATCATATCTTCGATAAAAACAATGAGTTGAGTGAACACTTTTTCCTAGAGAATACAAGGAAATGGAGTTGAATACATTCATCCAAGTGCAAGAATTTAGAAGACTTAGACAAGAATGACTGTAACTTTGTATCTAAACCTTGTTACAATGAACTTCTTGTTGCCATTTGCTTGATACATTAAAACCTTGAACTGTGCAAACAGTTGCCACAGATCTTTGCTAACTTATTGACATGAGCTGCAGGTTCCTCCAAATACATGAACTGTTTGCATCCAAGTTACTGCACAAGTAGATTGATGATCTATATCTAGGAGAAATTTCTCATAAATTAGTGTTAATATAGAATGTATTAATATCTAAAGCACCTTTGTATCACTATCATTTATTTgattatcatatatattattttaaaaggcATACATTTGTAATATATTTTACATGGATATTATGTCAATTAAAATTCCAACAATATTATATCTGATGGTTAATTTAGGGGAGATTAATTTTATTGAAATAtctgtaagattttttttttgttttataaggATAAAAAAAATGCTGCATCTAAAATTAGAAAAGTCAATAAActtttaatcatgattaattataattaacaataattaagaaatattaaacaaatatataaatacaaaaagatatttaattttattaatcattCCAAGTCTTGAAAGGGTATGAATGTAATTTAGAGTTACAACTAATAGTCAAACGTTATTTAATTTTTGAGAttaaacaaaattatatatatactatTCATATACTATATATACTAGGCAATTTGTAAAGACAATATCTtctatattaatataataaatcaagaaGGTAGTGTTTTTAAGATTAGTACATAATATGCATGACCTtaaaaatatcaacttattataataaatatcaaaaattatttcTCATCTTTTTTTCTTCGATATTTAGGTCTTgtttcatcatttatctttttcttcttcattttATATTATCGTTGACAATtaaaaggagaaggagaaaaagaagaagattatgaaaaaggagaaaaataaattATGGGTAAGAGTACAAATATTTTATCGGAAACAAGCTATAAATTAAAGATATATACAtctatttataataaaataatttaaaaatatttaaaattcttgatatgtGAGTTTCTTGAGCTTATCCTAGTTTTTCTAGAATATTTTAGAGCATCCAATTACTAATTAAAGTAGAGAAAATTTTCAAACATATGTATCTTGAGGTTAAGGTTATGATCAGTGCCTATTCTAAAtcgtttcttattttaaaaaattattcattATAGAGCCTCTATGTACTATCTTATATCACCGAGTGATACTCGATTTATACTAACCATCTTGTAGCCGACATATTATCTTTCAGTGATCTTGTTTGTATATGTAATATTATCTTGGTTTGAAATGTTGATCTTATACTTGCAAGACGTGCGTCCAGCTaatgatagtattttttaaatattaatttaaaatttcttgAACATGTATTGATTCGTTGTCCTGTTTAGTTGACCTTTTGATTTCTGCAAGAATAAGAATGGGTTTGgtttatatttttaatctttttgattCTCGGTCACCACATGGCCTTTGATTTTGGTGAgggttttgtttttgtttaattttgaggcttctttttaataatataatatgttttatttttgattttttttttcaaaatggttTCACACATTCATCATATAATGAAGCCTATGAGTTTTTTAAgttttcttttagaaaataaatatatatagtttatgCAGCTATGACTTCCACCTACCTTTGTCTTTAGAGAGAGATAGAGGTACATTGTGCTTGATGATTCCTTCACTCTGTGATCAAAGATGGCCGTTGTTCTTGATGCCTTCATCTCCGGGCTGGTCGGTACGTTGAAGGACATGGCTAAAGAGGAGGTTGACTTGCTGTTGGGCGTCCCCGGGGAGATCCAAAAGCTCCAACGCTCTCTCCGCAACATCCACTCTGTCCTTCGCGACGCCGAGAAGCAGCGGATCGAGAACGAGGGCGTCAACGACTGGCTGATGGAGCTCAAGGATGTCATGTACGACGCCGACGACGTCCTCGACGAGTGCCGAATGGAGGCCGAGAAGTGGACTCCTCGTGAGTCCGCTCCGAAGCCGTCCACCTTGTGCGGATTTCCCATCTGTGCTTGCTTTCGCGAGGTCAAGTTCAGACATGAGGTGGGCGTCAAAATCAAGGATCTCAACGATCGGCTGGAAGAGATCTCGGCCCGAAGGTCCAAGTTGCAACTCCATGTGTCTGCGGCGGAACCAAGGGTGGTTCCTCGAGTTAGTCGCATAACTTCCCCGGTGATGGAGTCTGACATGGTTGGCCAGCGACTGGAGGAGGACGCCGAGGCACTGGTGGAACAGCTGACAAAGCAAGATCCGAGTAAGAACGTGGTGGTGCTGGCAACTGTGGGGATCGGCGGCATCGGAAAGACCACCCTCGCTCAGAAGGTGTTCAATGATGGTAAAATCAAAGCCAGCTTCCGCACCACCATCTGGGTGTGCGTGTCCCAAGAGTTCAGCGAGACGGATCTTCTCGGAAACATCATCGAAGGTGCTGGTGGAAAATATAATAGAGAACAGAGCAGGAGTCTGCTGGAGCCCTTGGTGGCGGGTCTACTGAGAGGGAACAAGTTCTTGCTGGTGTTGGATGATGTTTGGGATGCTCAGATCTGGGACGACTTGCTCCGCAATCCTTTGCAGGGAGGAGCAGCAGGCAGCAGGGTGCTGGTGACAACCAGAAACGCAGGGATCGCGAGGCAAATGAAGGCGGCCCACGTCCACGAGATGAAGCTGCTGCCTCCGGAGGATGGCTGGTCCCTCCTGTGCAAGAAGGCGACGATGAATGCAGAGGAGGAAAGGGATGCCCAAGATCTCAAGGACACAGGCATGAAGATTGTTGACAAATGCGGAGGGCTTCCCCTGGCCATCAAGACCATCGGAGGGGTCCTCTGCTCCAGAGGACTCAACAGAAGTGCGTGGGAGGCAGTTCTCCACAGCGCCGCATGGTCACGGACCGGGCTTCCCGAAGGTGTACACCGAGCACTGAATCTGAGCTACCAAGACTTGCCGTCCCATCTGAAGCAATGCTTTCTCTACTGTGCCTTGTTCAAAGAAGACTATGTGTTTGCCAGGTCTGACATCATCAAATTATGGATAGCCGAGGGGTTTGTCGAAGCACGAGGAGATGTCAGCTTGGAGGAAACAGGGGAGCAATATCATAGAGAGCTGCTTCATAGGAGCCTTTTACAATGGCAACGTTACAGTCAGGACGACTACTATGAGTATTTCAAGATGCATGATCTGCTGCGATCGCTCGGCCATTTCCTATCGAGAGATGAGATCTTGTTCATTAGTGACGTGCAAAACGAGCGGAGAAGTGGTGCCATCCCGATGAAGCTGCGTCGGTTGTCGATTGTGGCCACTGAAACCACGGACATCCAGCGTATCGTCAGTTTGATCGAGCAACATGAGTCCGTGAGGACATTGTTAGCGGAGGGAACACGTGGCTATGCGAAGGATATAGATGATTACATGAAGAACTTTGTGCGACTTAGAGTCCTGCATCTTATGCACACAAAAATCGAGATTCTACCGCACTACATTGGAAATTTGATCCACTTGAGATACTTGAATGTGTCTTATACCGATATAACGGAGCTTCCAGAAAGCATATGCAATCTGACGAATTTACAGTTTTTGATCCTTTTTCGATGTAGACAGTTGACACATATCCCACAGGGTATAGTGAGGCTAGTCAATCTAAGAACACTCGATTGTCAACTTACAGGCCTGGAGAGCTTACCATGTGGAATAGGAAGGTTGAAGCTCCTCAATGAACTCCGAGGATTCGTGGTGAACACGGCTAATGGTACGTGCCCATTGGAAGAATTAGGCAGCCTCCATGAGCTCAGATACCTCTCCGTTGACAGGTTGGAGAGGGCATGGCTGGAAGTTGAACCGGGAAGAGATACGAGCCTCTTTAAGGGTAAACAAAAACTGAAACATCTACATTTACATTGCTCATATACATCCGATGATCACACGGAGGAAGAGATTGAAAGATTCGAGAAGTTGTTGGATGTGGCACTTCATCCACCATCATCTGTTGTTTCGCTCAGGTTACAGATTTTTTTCCTTCTCCGGTTCCCCAGCTGGATGGCGTCTGCAAGCATCAGTTCGCTTCTTCCAAACATAAGACGCTTGGAACTAATTGACTGCAATGATTGGCCTCTGCTTCCACCGCTGGGGAAGCTCCCTAGCTTGGAGTTTCTTGAAATACAAGGTGCACATGCAGTGACCACCATCGGACCGGAATTTTTTGGGTGTGAAGTTGCTGCTACTGGTCATGATCGGGAACGGAATTCAaagctcccttcttcttcttcttctacttctcctcCTTCGTTGTTTCCGAAACTAAGGCAGCTGGAACTCTGGAATATGACTAACATGGAAGTGTGGGATTGGGCAGCGGAAGGTTTTGCTATGCGTCGCCTCGACAAATTGGTCCTCGTAAATTGCCCCAAGTTGAAGTCTCTACCGGAAGGCCTGATCCGACAGGCAACCTGCTTAACCACATTGGATCTGACCGATGTGTGTGCTCTCAAGTCCATCGGAGGTTTCCCTTCTGTAAAAGAACTGAGTATAAGTGGTGACTCAGATCTGGAGATTGTTGCTGATCTCCCTGCACTGGAGCTCTTGAAGTTGGGCGGGTTATTCCTTCCATACAATCATTTACCAGAGTGGTTGGCGGCTTGCCCTGGATGCTTCACCACGCTCCAGAGACTGGACGTATGGGGAACCACCCAACTCCTCCGCAGATGCCTCCAAAATGGCGCAGACTGGCCCATGATCAAACACTTTCCAAATTTTTCCATCAAAGATGACCGAGGCAATTATATAAACTACATCAAGCTTTCCGGCACCTTCGAGACAAACCTAGTCGACGATAATGCTGCTTTTGCTGCAGCTgctgaagacgaagaagaagtaaAAAGACATCAATGAGCTTTGAGGTAACTTAACTTTCATGCTCATGTCTCGACCATCTAACGTCTTCTGGTTTTGGAGTGGCAACTCACAATCATCTTTTCCTGCTTATGGCACGGAGATCGTCATCAATCACGATGTAATTGGCAGTCATGTCTAATGATGAATTGAGAGGTATGCTATATTCAGGAAATTATCTTAACGTCTATATGCATTCTTAAGACAAATTATTGtacttaatgccatgcttgcaacgATATCACATAATTGTACTTAATGATGTATTGAGCAACCATTTCTGAACATAAACTGATCTCCTTCGAATGCTCTTAACAGGTGGTTAAAGCTTAACTTTGAATGTTTGACAAGCTGTCACTTAGCAATGAGCCTTTGAAAAGCTTCGCTCAAAGGAATAGACCCCTTCATGGATCCATAGCAAGTGTTCACCTATATAGTATCTGTAAATGTTTGTCAGAAGCCATGGCTGAGTTCACAGCAAGGTTTCCCTGAATCAAGACAAGACACAGAGGCCTGTGTTGGTCTGCTACAAAGATAGATACAGCTTGTGAAGTGTGGGCTTTTCTTGGTGACAAAGTAGGCATTTGGACCAACCATGTGATGACGACAATGCTTGCTTGGCATTTTGCAGGCATTTCATTGCCAGTTGCTGTAGGCGGATCACACACTGTGCTACATGAACAGATatcagcaaaagaaaagaaagcagtGTGAAGTAGCTTGTTGCTGTAGATGGGATAACATATTGTGCTGTAAGAACAGGGATGAGGGAAATAAAAAAAGGCCATATCAGAAAACAGTGAAGTGCTCAGGCCAATGATCACTGCAATCTCTGCAGATTGCTGAACATTTGGGCcattcaaagaagaaaaagaaaagagcccTTTTTTTCTTCCATGATGTAAAGTGAGTTATCGACAGTAAAAGAATGCAGGAAAAGTAAAGTATCAGAACTTTTGTGGGTGGTTGATCCATGAATGCAAATTGCAACACCTCTTGGGTTCAGAATTCAGATTACATGAGAAAAGTAATGGCTAAATCACTGGTACCATGAAATGATCCTGGAACCTGAGAATTGGTGTAGATATTTGGAGGAACATAAaaagtccaaaaattaatttttttaattgtagATAATAGAGACAGAATTTGTTTGTGTCATCATCTATATTTGTTAtattcttttccttcatttgatttGCTTTTCAACAATGACAAACCCAAATGTTCCAAGTATTTATTGTCAATCAATTTCAGCAATAACTGATAAGAAGATATTTGAAATACCACATTAAAGAAGGAATTGATTGATATCAAGAAAAACATTTCATTAAGTCAGAATACAATATCTTTCATTCACAACTTGCCAAATCACTTTAATACATGCTAAGTTTAATCATTATGATGACAACAAATAAGCTATCATATCAATCATTAATAGATTAATGCTTTCATATTACACCAACAAGCATTAACATATAAAACTTTGAAATGTGTTATATTACCTATGAATCTATCTTCTATTGATATATATGCCACTTTTCTAGAATACAATATCTTTAACTTTCTCAATGATATCTAGCCAAGTAGCTTGCTGATCTATATCTAGGAGAATTTTCTCATAAATTAGTGTTAACATAGAATGTATTAATATCTAAAGCACCTTGTATCACTATCATTTATTtgattatcataaatattattttaaaaggtATACATTTGTAATATAATTTACATGGATATTGATGTCAATTGAAATTCCAACAATATTATATTTGATGGTTAATTTAGGGGAGATTAATTTTATTGACATATTtgtaagattttttttgttttataggGATAGAAAAATGCTGCATCTAAAATTAGAAAAGTCAATAAActtttaatcatgattaattataattaacattatttaagaaaaaaataaacaaatatataaatactaaaagatatttaattttattaatcattCCAATTCTTGAAAGGGTATGAATGTAATTTAGAGTTACAACTAATAGTCAAATGGTGGAGCAGCTGACAAAGCAATATCCGAGTAAGAACGTGGTGGTGCTGGCAACTGTGGGGATCGGCGGCATCGGAAAGACCACCCTCGCTCAGAAGGTGTTCAGTGATGGCAAAGTGAAAGCCAACTCCGGCACCACCATCTGGGTGTGCGTCCCAAGAGTTCAGCGAGACGGATCTTCTCGGAAATATCATCGAAGGTGCTGGTGGAAAATATAATAGAGAACAGAGCAGGAGTCTGCTGGAGCCCTTGGTGGAGGGTCTCCTGAGAGGGAACAAGTTCTTGCTGGTGTTGGAT comes from Musa acuminata AAA Group cultivar baxijiao chromosome BXJ3-3, Cavendish_Baxijiao_AAA, whole genome shotgun sequence and encodes:
- the LOC135632576 gene encoding putative disease resistance protein RGA3, whose translation is MAVVLDAFISGLVGTLTDMAKAEVDLLLGVPGEIQKLQRYLRNIHSVLRDAEKQRIENESVNDWLMELTDVMYDADDVLDECRMEAEKWTPRASDPRPSTLCGFPICACFREVKFRHAVGVKIKDLNDRLEEISARRSKLQLHVSAAEPRVVPRVSRITSPVMESDMVGERLEEDAEALVEQLTKQDPSKNVVVLATVGIGGIGKTTLAQKVFNDGKIKASFRTTIWVCVSQEFSETDLLGNIIEGAGGKYNREQSRSLLEPLVAGLLRGNKFLLVLDDVWDAQIWDDLLRNPLQGGAAGSRVLVTTRNAGIARQMKAAHVHEMKLLPPEDGWSLLCKKATMNAEEERDAQDLKDTGMKIVEKCGGLPLAIKTIGGVLCTRGLNRSAWEEVLRSAAWSRTGLPEGVHGALYLSYQDLPSNLKQCFLYCALFREDYEFRGSAIVRLWIAEGFVEARGDVTLEETGEQYYSELLHKSLLQSQPFSPDYKNYSKMHDLLRSLGHFLARDESLFISDVQNEGRSAVAPMKLRRLSIVANETMDIRDIVSSTKQHESVRTLLVEGIRDYVKDMDDSMKNFVRLRILHLMHTKISGLPYHIGNLIHLRYLNVSYSRVTELGESICNLTNLQFLILKGCRKLTQIPQGIDRLFNLRTVDCRGTQLESLPCGIGRLKHLNELRGFVVNTAIGACPLEELGSLQELRYLSIYKMERACMEAEPRRDTSDLKGNQKLKNLRLNCSSRSRSDDYTEEQIERIAKVLDVALHPPSSVVTLRLENFFGRRYPSWMASASISSLLPNISRLELIHCDQWPLLPPLGKLPSLEFLFIVGARAVTTIGQEFFGCEAAASGLERERNSKRPSSSSSSSSSSSSSTSTSPPSFFPKLRQLELWNMTNMEVWDWVAEGFAMRRLDKLFLVNCPKLKSLPEGLIRQATCLTTLYLTDVCALKSIRGFPSVKQLRISGESDLEIVADLPALEVLELGPFGRLNNHLPEWLAACPGCFTTLQRLEVYGTTRLLRRCLQNGADWPMIKHFPIFSIEDGRGNYINYIKHSCTFETNLVDDNAAFAAADEEEEEEIVPWRIH
- the LOC103974489 gene encoding disease resistance protein RGA2-like; protein product: MAVVLDAFISGLVGTLKDMAKEEVDLLLGVPGEIQKLQRSLRNIHSVLRDAEKQRIENEGVNDWLMELKDVMYDADDVLDECRMEAEKWTPRESAPKPSTLCGFPICACFREVKFRHEVGVKIKDLNDRLEEISARRSKLQLHVSAAEPRVVPRVSRITSPVMESDMVGQRLEEDAEALVEQLTKQDPSKNVVVLATVGIGGIGKTTLAQKVFNDGKIKASFRTTIWVCVSQEFSETDLLGNIIEGAGGKYNREQSRSLLEPLVAGLLRGNKFLLVLDDVWDAQIWDDLLRNPLQGGAAGSRVLVTTRNAGIARQMKAAHVHEMKLLPPEDGWSLLCKKATMNAEEERDAQDLKDTGMKIVDKCGGLPLAIKTIGGVLCSRGLNRSAWEAVLHSAAWSRTGLPEGVHRALNLSYQDLPSHLKQCFLYCALFKEDYVFARSDIIKLWIAEGFVEARGDVSLEETGEQYHRELLHRSLLQWQRYSQDDYYEYFKMHDLLRSLGHFLSRDEILFISDVQNERRSGAIPMKLRRLSIVATETTDIQRIVSLIEQHESVRTLLAEGTRGYAKDIDDYMKNFVRLRVLHLMHTKIEILPHYIGNLIHLRYLNVSYTDITELPESICNLTNLQFLILFRCRQLTHIPQGIVRLVNLRTLDCQLTGLESLPCGIGRLKLLNELRGFVVNTANGTCPLEELGSLHELRYLSVDRLERAWLEVEPGRDTSLFKGKQKLKHLHLHCSYTSDDHTEEEIERFEKLLDVALHPPSSVVSLRLQIFFLLRFPSWMASASISSLLPNIRRLELIDCNDWPLLPPLGKLPSLEFLEIQGAHAVTTIGPEFFGCEVAATGHDRERNSKLPSSSSSTSPPSLFPKLRQLELWNMTNMEVWDWAAEGFAMRRLDKLVLVNCPKLKSLPEGLIRQATCLTTLDLTDVCALKSIGGFPSVKELSISGDSDLEIVADLPALELLKLGGLFLPYNHLPEWLAACPGCFTTLQRLDVWGTTQLLRRCLQNGADWPMIKHFPNFSIKDDRGNYINYIKLSGTFETNLVDDNAAFAAAAEDEEEVKRHQ